In Spirosoma sp. KUDC1026, the sequence CTTCTGGGCAAAGTGATCCGACCGATGGGCAAGCGGGAATTTGTTAAATTCAGACGAATCGAAGCGACCAAGCCCTTGGAATACCTGTGCTGGGATATCAAATACGTCTGGGTAGAAGGGGAACGGCGGAATTACTATCTGTTGAGCGTCATTGATGTGTATAGCCGCAAAATTCTGGATTGGCTATTCCAAGGCAGTATTCGTCAAATCGACTTAATCAATCTTTTTCGACGAATCAACCGGAATCATGAACTGAAGGGCGTCATTTTGCGCAATGATAATGGCAGTCAATTCATTGCTCACTCGGTACGTAACTTTTTGAAAAGCTCCGAAATCAAGCAGGAATTCACTCATGTGGCCACCCCTGAAGAGAACTCGTACATTGAAGCTTTTCACAGCATTCTAGAACATGATGTGATCGAGCGCAATGTATTTGACAGCTATTATGAGGCCAAAGAAATGTTAGGGCGTTATTTTTTCCATTACAACAATCACCGTCTTCATCGTTCGATTGGTTTTGTAACACCTCAGCAGAAATGGGAGGAAGCACAGGTAATTTACGACACAACCTTTTCAGAAAATTTGTCCAGCTAATAGGGGGCTAAGACAGTCCACGCTCAAAAAGCACCCACCTTCCAATAACTCCGCCTTTAGGCGGCTCCAAAACGACTCTGCAAACGCATTATCGTAAGGGTCATCGGCCCGGCTCATGCTGGGCCTGATCCGCCACAGACTCACCAGTTCCTGCACCTCATTGGAGATGTATTGACCACCCCGATCAGAGTGGACGATAAGGCCAGCGGCTGGCTGACGGGTTTGCAGGGCTGCCCGCAGTGGCACCAAAATCAGGGCATCTTCCATATTGGCATTGATGCGCCAGCCGACAATTCGGCGCGAAAATAAGTCCATCCAACTCCCCAAATAGGCCCATTCTCCGTTGGCCAGGGGCAAGTACGTGATGTCACTGACCCAAACTAAATCAGGAGAAACAGGCAACGGTTGATCGAGTAACAGGTTTGGCCAGTACCCCTTGCCATGTCGGTGGTACGTGGTACAAACGATTTTGGCTTAATTGACTGTAAGTCAGCCAGTTTCATTAATGATCGTACCTGTTGCCGACCTACCTGATGGCCCTGCTCGTGCAACTCGGCTACAATTCTGCGGCTCCCGTAGCGTCGTTTGTGCGCCCAAAACACGTCTTCGACCAACTGCTTTTTAGCTTGTTTATGAGCTGTTGGCTGGTAGCTCTGCCCCCTTTTGTATCGGTAATAAGCTGTTCGACTTACGCCCAATACAGCACACAGGGTTTCCACATTGAACTCATCAGCCAGTGTCTCGATCAGATTGTAGCAAAGCGTCAGGTCGCCCGGCTGAAAATGCTCAAGGCTTTTTTTAAGATTTCGCGCTCGGTCTCCAACTGGCGTACCCGATCCTTAAGCTGCTGGTTCTCCGCAATCAGTTCGCTTTGACCAGCGACCACTTTTTTACCCACTTGATTCACACTTTTCCAGCGGTAGATTAGGTTCTCAGACACGCCCAGGGCGTTGGCGACATAAGCTGCTGTCTGACCGCTGTCGAGCATTTTGAGGACTTCAGTTTTGAAATCGGCATCGTACTTGCGCCGTGTTTTTGGGGCTCTCTTTGGCTGCATAGCCTTGCTAAGTTAAGCAAGTTTGTGTGCCGATAAACCCGACCATCTCAGGGAAGCGGCTGCCTGGTCAGTGTAGTGAATGGTAAAGTGGTCATCTTTGAAAAAGGCCACATATTTTTCCAGTATTGTCAGGCAAGCGCTGGATGAAGTAAGCCGAGATTGCTGCTCTAGTGTTTGGCGTAGTTGCATGTATTGGTTGAGGGCTTTACTGGCCGTCTTATCTTCAAAGCCCGCGTACCGACTTTTGGCCACTTGGATTAAAGCATTCAGATTGGCTTGGCAGCTACAACTATCGATTTGTTGGGCATGTCCCCAAGTAGAGATGACAACCAGGGAAAGGATCACGAAAAGATGTTTCATACAAGTGAGGAATAGGAGGATGGAGTTCCAATCTAGGAAAAGCATCGATCTTATCAAACGCTCATACCTGAGACGATAGAACCATCATGCGTTTGCTTTTCAAAAGGGGCACCTTTCTAGTCGGCTAAGTCATGGTTACTTGCTCAACAAGATAATGTGCGCCCATTGGGAGACAAGATTTTTAATTGGTCAACGCGAAGAGTTTATTGATAGGGTAACCTCAAACCGTCTCGCTTAATCGCTTCCGGTCGCTGCAATCCTGTTTCTAAATAAGCTATTCTAAGCAGCTTACTAGGCCTAAGCTTAACATGCACCTCCACATTTATCACAGCCACTAGAGGCATACGGTACAACTATTACGATCGGTTAGCTCGGCTGTACCTATCCCCATTTTTGTTATAAGCCACTCAGCGGGCTATCTTTGAACATACCATCGGCCTGCCTCTCTATGCAATTAATTCATGTGCTTCGCTCTCTGGGGCTGCTGTTAGTACTTGGCTCGAATAGCCCCTTGCATAGTCAGCATACCACCAGACAGCTCGACAGCCTGTTTACCGAATTACACCAGCATGACAAGTTTAATGGTAATGTACTGGTGGCCCAAAAGGGGCAGCTCATGTTCGCAAAATCGTACGGCAAAGCCGATGAACAGCAAGAAAGAGATCTAAACATCCAGTCTGTTTTTGAGTTAGCCTCCGTCTCTAAGCAGTTTACCGCCATCGGCATTGTGCTGCTTAAAAAGCAACAAAAACTAGACTACGACGATGCACTGGCC encodes:
- a CDS encoding IS3 family transposase yields the protein MKQFENQVSRTLLCQWLSVPRSVFYYQPQSGRPGARPSQVTMKRDGSWVDNQLVVVSIRQLLDVEFNALGYEYITHELKKEYLINKKKVYRLMQEHNLLLGKVIRPMGKREFVKFRRIEATKPLEYLCWDIKYVWVEGERRNYYLLSVIDVYSRKILDWLFQGSIRQIDLINLFRRINRNHELKGVILRNDNGSQFIAHSVRNFLKSSEIKQEFTHVATPEENSYIEAFHSILEHDVIERNVFDSYYEAKEMLGRYFFHYNNHRLHRSIGFVTPQQKWEEAQVIYDTTFSENLSS
- a CDS encoding DDE-type integrase/transposase/recombinase, producing MPVSPDLVWVSDITYLPLANGEWAYLGSWMDLFSRRIVGWRINANMEDALILVPLRAALQTRQPAAGLIVHSDRGGQYISNEVQELVSLWRIRPSMSRADDPYDNAFAESFWSRLKAELLEGGCFLSVDCLSPLLAGQIF
- a CDS encoding IS3 family transposase encodes the protein METLCAVLGVSRTAYYRYKRGQSYQPTAHKQAKKQLVEDVFWAHKRRYGSRRIVAELHEQGHQVGRQQVRSLMKLADLQSIKPKSFVPRTTDMARGTGQTCYSINRCLFLLI
- a CDS encoding transposase, with product MQPKRAPKTRRKYDADFKTEVLKMLDSGQTAAYVANALGVSENLIYRWKSVNQVGKKVVAGQSELIAENQQLKDRVRQLETEREILKKALSIFSRAT
- a CDS encoding serine hydrolase domain-containing protein, translating into MQLIHVLRSLGLLLVLGSNSPLHSQHTTRQLDSLFTELHQHDKFNGNVLVAQKGQLMFAKSYGKADEQQERDLNIQSVFELASVSKQFTAIGIVLLKKQQKLDYDDALADYIPELAFYRGGNY